Proteins encoded in a region of the Novipirellula caenicola genome:
- a CDS encoding D-hexose-6-phosphate mutarotase, producing MQPSVDQLAPQFLVPGLRFAEGNGGLVKAIVHTDRCDGEIYLHGSHITHFQPHNQLPVLWMSQKSEFAEGKAIRGGVPICFPWFGANAADPTAPGHGYARIRTWNLLATEINDDGDVALTLGITIGNFELTYTATFGRSLGMSLSVTLSDQSSEAVSFEEALHTYLAIEDIHQVVIEGLESAAYIDKVDGMKQKPATDESIRFNGECDRVYLNTTETCTLRDLALARSIQISKTNSLCTVVWNPWINKSAAMPDFGDHEWQSMACIETANTAPLQPTLNPGDSHVMTAVVSLFP from the coding sequence ATGCAGCCCAGCGTTGATCAATTAGCGCCTCAATTCTTGGTCCCCGGACTTCGGTTTGCCGAGGGAAATGGCGGGCTCGTCAAAGCGATCGTCCACACCGATCGTTGCGACGGCGAGATCTATTTACATGGGTCCCACATCACTCACTTTCAACCCCACAATCAATTACCCGTGCTGTGGATGAGCCAAAAATCGGAATTCGCTGAAGGCAAGGCGATCCGGGGCGGCGTCCCAATTTGTTTTCCTTGGTTTGGTGCAAACGCAGCGGACCCCACCGCTCCGGGGCACGGTTATGCGCGAATCCGGACCTGGAATCTGCTTGCCACCGAAATCAATGACGACGGCGATGTCGCACTGACGCTCGGCATCACGATTGGCAACTTCGAACTGACGTACACAGCCACGTTCGGGCGGTCGCTTGGCATGTCGCTAAGCGTGACCCTGTCGGATCAATCAAGCGAAGCGGTGTCATTCGAGGAAGCACTGCACACGTACCTTGCCATCGAAGATATCCATCAAGTGGTCATCGAGGGTCTCGAGTCGGCCGCTTACATCGACAAGGTCGATGGCATGAAACAGAAACCGGCCACCGACGAATCAATACGGTTCAATGGCGAATGTGACCGCGTCTACCTCAACACCACCGAAACCTGCACCCTGCGTGATTTGGCGTTGGCACGGTCGATCCAAATCTCAAAAACCAATTCGCTGTGCACCGTCGTGTGGAATCCGTGGATCAACAAAAGTGCTGCGATGCCTGATTTTGGCGACCACGAATGGCAATCGATGGCCTGTATCGAAACCGCCAATACGGCTCCATTGCAGCCAACATTGAATCCAGGCGATTCGCATGTCATGACCGCCGTGGTTTCGCTGTTTCCTTAG
- a CDS encoding FAD-dependent oxidoreductase, producing MRGLPRTSSVSRTVFLFLIAAMLGMDPTDAVEPDVVEPNVVNADLLIVGGTESGCAAAVQAARMGVQKIVLVNDIEWLGGQFSAEGLGAIDENRAHKYNGTVPIPRSGLFREVIDAIETKNAQLYGGIRRPGNTRVITTARPVVSESVFRDLLAPYEQSGQIQRFSHYRLARVLKDHDTVRGAEFVSTDTAPQTNSLTVHARMTIDASDWGDVIQASGARWDTGIDAKSEFGEPRAPQTNQPATDLAPITYCMILVEQDQPSLFPQPSTYDPRYFTGTWGWIDEHFAYTTRRLVDGKGFAEIDHADVLLINSPQIDYPLDSLPAEVVTALEQSEAGASTKTIVAMTPAQREIVFEDAKRHTLRYYYHLQQSFPKFRRMALSDEFGTPDRLPPKPYVRESLRLVARHIIREQEVDGFGGYANYATTMFPDAVFSWQFEKDFHPTQRRWVSDEGNAGPWEATFRGKRRFGLGGTGRAVFPLRALVPEKINGLLGAQKNLGYTSIVGSSCRLHDQSMHAGQASGAVAAISLRNHIDPASMYLAPDQLAQIWDGLLNPGTGAPLAIWPFSDTDPYDTGFVAIQQLALRRLLGLGPTDTAFQPDQMATKAWTQLVNDAVVDAGYSAASFDFKGTATRRDLAISLWNHLQSQPIPDPIRIRAQDADDDGIADAEDPLPFTAGTVSWQRLPETDGIPSSHARYPAKTIAINFTAAESAAMHPFRNDIGHRFSTKTGYGWRNDLRDHTRWRATKLGPLRDGFVFTRKQDVWECEVDNGKWRVHVCLGDAEHEQTGQFLQIENIKVAEDVATAAGYFHETTTDIEVDDGRITLTLGTPHGGSNTTINWLIAEPIQSAESTTK from the coding sequence CGCGAACGGTTTTCCTGTTTTTGATCGCGGCGATGCTTGGGATGGATCCCACCGATGCGGTCGAGCCGGATGTGGTCGAGCCGAACGTGGTCAATGCAGACTTGCTAATCGTTGGCGGCACCGAGTCGGGTTGTGCCGCGGCGGTCCAAGCGGCTCGGATGGGCGTGCAAAAGATTGTTCTGGTCAACGATATCGAATGGCTCGGGGGCCAATTCAGTGCCGAGGGACTTGGTGCGATCGATGAGAACCGGGCCCACAAGTACAACGGCACCGTGCCCATTCCTCGCTCGGGCTTATTCCGAGAAGTGATCGACGCGATCGAAACCAAAAACGCCCAGCTCTATGGCGGCATCCGCCGTCCTGGAAATACGCGTGTTATCACGACGGCGCGACCGGTGGTGTCGGAGTCGGTGTTTCGCGATCTGCTTGCTCCGTATGAGCAGTCAGGCCAAATCCAGCGATTCTCGCACTATCGGCTTGCTCGCGTTTTGAAGGACCATGACACGGTTCGCGGCGCCGAATTTGTGAGCACCGACACCGCACCACAAACAAACTCATTAACCGTTCACGCTCGGATGACGATCGACGCCAGCGATTGGGGCGACGTGATCCAGGCGTCCGGTGCACGCTGGGATACCGGCATCGATGCAAAATCGGAATTCGGCGAACCCAGAGCTCCGCAAACGAATCAACCGGCCACCGATCTGGCTCCGATCACCTATTGCATGATCTTGGTCGAACAGGATCAGCCGTCGCTGTTCCCGCAGCCGTCAACGTACGACCCTCGTTACTTTACGGGGACCTGGGGATGGATCGACGAACATTTCGCCTACACGACGCGGAGATTGGTGGACGGTAAAGGTTTCGCGGAGATTGATCACGCGGATGTGTTGCTGATCAATTCACCACAGATTGACTATCCGCTCGACTCGCTGCCGGCCGAAGTGGTGACCGCGTTGGAACAAAGCGAAGCCGGCGCTTCAACAAAAACGATCGTTGCCATGACACCGGCACAGCGAGAGATTGTCTTTGAGGATGCAAAACGTCATACGCTTCGTTACTACTACCATCTGCAACAGAGCTTTCCCAAATTCCGCCGCATGGCGTTAAGTGACGAATTCGGTACACCCGATCGTTTGCCGCCAAAACCGTATGTTCGCGAGAGCCTGCGACTGGTTGCTCGACACATCATTCGAGAACAGGAGGTGGATGGTTTTGGCGGCTATGCAAACTATGCGACGACCATGTTCCCCGATGCGGTATTCTCGTGGCAATTCGAAAAGGATTTCCACCCGACTCAGCGAAGATGGGTCAGCGACGAGGGGAACGCAGGCCCATGGGAAGCCACGTTCCGAGGTAAACGCCGCTTTGGTCTCGGCGGAACAGGACGTGCGGTCTTTCCACTGCGCGCACTTGTCCCTGAGAAGATCAATGGACTATTGGGGGCCCAAAAGAACCTGGGCTACACCAGCATCGTGGGCTCATCATGCCGGTTGCATGATCAATCGATGCATGCCGGCCAAGCCAGTGGCGCGGTAGCCGCAATCAGTCTGCGAAACCACATTGATCCGGCCTCGATGTACCTTGCCCCCGATCAACTTGCCCAAATCTGGGATGGCCTGTTGAATCCCGGCACAGGCGCGCCACTGGCGATTTGGCCGTTTTCAGACACCGATCCCTACGACACTGGATTTGTCGCGATCCAGCAACTTGCACTGCGTCGACTGCTCGGCCTTGGCCCCACCGATACCGCGTTTCAGCCAGACCAAATGGCGACCAAGGCGTGGACCCAACTGGTCAACGACGCAGTGGTCGATGCGGGTTATTCCGCTGCATCGTTCGACTTCAAAGGGACTGCCACTCGCCGCGATCTTGCAATCTCGCTGTGGAACCACTTGCAATCACAACCCATTCCCGATCCCATTCGCATCCGGGCTCAAGATGCGGATGACGATGGCATCGCGGATGCCGAAGATCCATTGCCCTTTACCGCTGGAACGGTTTCGTGGCAGCGACTTCCGGAAACCGATGGCATTCCTTCGTCGCACGCTCGCTATCCCGCTAAGACGATCGCCATCAACTTTACCGCTGCAGAATCCGCCGCGATGCATCCGTTTCGCAATGACATCGGCCATCGATTTTCGACCAAGACAGGTTACGGATGGCGGAACGATTTGCGTGACCACACACGATGGCGAGCCACCAAGCTTGGACCACTCCGCGACGGATTTGTTTTCACACGTAAACAGGATGTGTGGGAGTGCGAGGTGGACAACGGGAAATGGCGGGTGCATGTTTGTCTGGGAGACGCGGAACACGAACAGACCGGACAATTTTTGCAAATCGAGAACATCAAGGTCGCCGAGGACGTTGCCACCGCCGCGGGCTACTTCCACGAGACGACGACCGATATTGAAGTCGACGATGGCCGCATCACGTTGACGCTCGGCACGCCCCACGGTGGAAGCAATACGACGATCAATTGGTTGATTGCCGAGCCGATCCAATCGGCGGAATCGACAACGAAGTGA